From one Natrinema saccharevitans genomic stretch:
- a CDS encoding IclR family transcriptional regulator: MARHGPKTNQLQSVRTTFKIIESLKRNTAESVSGLADRLELPKSTVHSHLTTLNQLGYLINEDGTYRLSYRLVHLGRTIEQSHELRRIVSPTVETLAAETGEQAYFAVEENGLATNVVVAEGERSIRRQFLPGGQARMTNTATGKAILAHLPPERTDEIVQRWGMPQAAPRTITDQAELAAELETIRTDGIAYAREESVKGLLEIAMPILDDDGRPYGALEIAGPTKRLDDDYRRELVEEIETAVNEIEVDLSIR, from the coding sequence ATGGCACGACACGGGCCGAAAACGAATCAGCTCCAATCCGTTCGAACGACGTTCAAGATCATCGAATCACTCAAACGAAACACGGCCGAGAGCGTCTCGGGGCTCGCTGACCGACTCGAGCTACCCAAGAGTACGGTCCATTCGCATCTGACGACGCTCAACCAGCTGGGCTATCTGATCAACGAGGACGGTACCTACCGTCTCAGTTACCGGCTCGTTCACCTCGGTCGGACGATCGAGCAATCACACGAACTGCGCCGGATCGTCTCGCCGACGGTCGAAACGTTAGCTGCTGAGACGGGAGAACAGGCCTACTTCGCCGTCGAGGAGAACGGTCTCGCTACGAACGTCGTCGTCGCCGAGGGCGAACGGTCGATCCGCAGGCAGTTCCTGCCCGGCGGCCAGGCACGGATGACGAACACCGCGACCGGCAAGGCGATCCTCGCACACCTGCCACCCGAACGGACCGACGAGATCGTCCAACGATGGGGGATGCCCCAAGCGGCTCCGAGGACGATTACCGACCAGGCGGAACTCGCCGCCGAACTCGAGACGATCCGGACGGACGGCATCGCGTACGCTCGCGAGGAGAGCGTCAAAGGGCTGCTCGAGATCGCGATGCCCATACTGGACGACGACGGACGACCCTACGGTGCCCTCGAGATCGCGGGACCGACCAAGCGACTCGACGACGACTACCGGCGAGAACTCGTCGAGGAGATCGAAACCGCAGTCAACGAGATCGAGGTCGATCTCTCGATCAGATGA
- a CDS encoding thiamine pyrophosphate-binding protein, with translation MDVNRAVIERLTSNGIDTMFGIPGKQTLPLNETIGTRDDIRFVVARHETAVSHQAWGYAETSGAPAATAVVPGPGDMNAMNGLKNALNDCTPLVHIAVETDPEVRGGDGIHETPPETYDTVVKENLLVERPESTAAVVEEAIAIAETPPKGPVRIGIPKNFLTMDVPLATPGEYDRTYVEGVAESDIEAAATLLAEATAPVIVAGGGVRAANASDSLRRLADRLEAPVVTTYKGKGVLPDDPDGYVAGTLSGSASPELLELLATADAALAVGTDFDAVATRTWSVDLPEDLVHVTLDADDFGNGYDPAVGIVADAGVALSELGAALADRTIRARDGIERATAIRKATSDRLDALRDSSPPLTSVSALESVREAVPRDAIVSADAGGFRVWALNVFAAAGPRSYVNPGSWATMGTGLPAGIGAQLANPDEDVVVLTGDGGLMMCIHELHTAVAENVPITVAVFTNEDYAIISDQAGRDYDLSDGEYSWSGAPISFTSLAESMGMRSECAETPAEIRSTIGAATAADEPVLVRIPTDPSEPQASDWMSPE, from the coding sequence ATGGACGTTAATCGGGCAGTGATAGAACGACTGACGAGCAATGGGATCGACACGATGTTCGGCATCCCGGGCAAACAGACGCTCCCGTTGAACGAAACGATCGGGACACGCGATGACATCCGGTTCGTCGTCGCACGCCACGAAACCGCCGTGTCCCATCAAGCGTGGGGGTACGCGGAAACGAGTGGCGCGCCGGCGGCGACGGCCGTCGTCCCCGGGCCGGGCGACATGAACGCGATGAACGGGCTGAAGAACGCGCTCAACGATTGTACCCCGCTCGTTCACATCGCCGTCGAGACCGACCCCGAGGTTCGCGGGGGTGACGGAATCCACGAGACGCCGCCGGAGACGTACGACACCGTGGTCAAGGAGAACCTGCTCGTCGAGCGTCCGGAAAGTACGGCCGCCGTCGTCGAGGAAGCCATCGCGATCGCCGAGACGCCGCCCAAGGGCCCGGTCCGGATCGGAATCCCGAAGAACTTCTTGACCATGGACGTCCCGCTGGCGACACCCGGCGAGTACGACCGGACGTACGTCGAGGGAGTCGCCGAATCGGACATCGAGGCGGCTGCGACGCTGCTGGCCGAGGCGACGGCGCCGGTCATCGTCGCCGGCGGTGGCGTCCGTGCCGCGAACGCGAGCGACTCACTTCGGCGGCTCGCCGACCGACTCGAGGCACCCGTCGTGACGACGTACAAGGGCAAGGGCGTTCTCCCCGACGACCCCGACGGGTACGTCGCCGGAACGCTCTCCGGCAGTGCGTCTCCCGAATTGCTCGAGTTGCTCGCGACCGCCGACGCGGCACTCGCGGTCGGAACGGACTTCGACGCGGTCGCGACCCGGACCTGGAGCGTCGACCTGCCCGAGGACCTCGTCCACGTGACGCTCGACGCAGACGATTTCGGGAACGGCTACGATCCCGCGGTCGGCATCGTCGCCGATGCCGGGGTGGCGCTGTCGGAACTCGGGGCCGCGCTCGCGGACCGAACGATTCGCGCCCGCGACGGGATAGAGCGGGCGACGGCGATCCGGAAGGCGACGAGCGACCGTCTCGACGCCCTCCGGGACTCGTCGCCGCCGCTGACGTCGGTGAGCGCACTCGAGAGCGTCCGGGAAGCCGTGCCACGGGACGCGATCGTCTCCGCCGACGCCGGTGGGTTTCGCGTCTGGGCGCTCAACGTCTTTGCGGCGGCCGGTCCACGGTCGTACGTCAACCCGGGGTCGTGGGCGACGATGGGGACCGGTCTACCGGCGGGAATCGGCGCACAGTTGGCCAATCCCGACGAAGACGTCGTCGTTCTCACCGGCGACGGCGGCCTCATGATGTGCATCCACGAACTCCACACGGCCGTTGCGGAGAACGTTCCGATTACGGTCGCCGTATTCACGAACGAGGACTACGCGATCATCAGCGACCAGGCGGGACGGGACTACGACCTCTCCGACGGCGAGTACAGCTGGAGCGGCGCGCCGATCTCGTTCACGTCGCTCGCGGAGAGTATGGGAATGCGCAGTGAGTGCGCCGAAACCCCCGCCGAGATACGGTCGACGATCGGGGCCGCAACCGCGGCGGACGAACCGGTCCTCGTTCGGATCCCCACCGATCCGTCGGAGCCACAGGCGAGCGACTGGATGAGTCCCGAGTGA